Proteins encoded by one window of Nomascus leucogenys isolate Asia chromosome 19, Asia_NLE_v1, whole genome shotgun sequence:
- the KCNS3 gene encoding potassium voltage-gated channel subfamily S member 3, translating to MVFGEFFHRPGQDEELVNLNVGGFKQSVDQSTLLRFPHTRLGKLLACHSEEAILELCDDYSVADKEYYFDRNPSLFRYVLNFYYTGKLHVMEELCVFSFCQEIEYWGINELFIDSCCSNRYQERKEENHEKDWDQKSHDVSTDSSFEELSLFEKELEKFDTLRFGQLRKKIWIRMENPAYCLSAKLIAISSLSVVLASIVAMCVHSMSEFQNEDGEMDDPVLEGVEIACIAWFTGELAIRLAAAPCQKKFWKNPLNIIDFVSIIPFYATLAVDTKEEESEDIENMGKVVQILRLMRIFRILKLARHSVGLRSLGATLRHSYHEVGLLLLFLSVGISIFSVLIYSVEKDDHTSSLTSIPICWWWATISMTTVGYGDTHPVTLAGKLIASICIICGILVVALPITIIFNKFSKYYQKQKDIDVDQCSEDAPEKCHELPYFNIRDIYAQRMHAFITSLSSVGIVVSDPDSTDASSIEDNEDICNTTSLENCTAK from the coding sequence ATGGTGTTTGGTGAGTTTTTCCATCGCCCTGGACAAGACGAGGAACTCGTCAACCTGAATGTGGGGGGCTTTAAGCAGTCTGTTGACCAAAGCACCCTCCTGCGGTTTCCTCACACCAGACTGGGGAAGCTGCTTGCTTGCCATTCTGAAGAGGCCATTCTGGAGCTGTGTGATGATTACAGTGTGGCCGATAAGGAATACTACTTTGATCGGAATCCCTCCTTGTTCAgatatgttttgaatttttattacacGGGGAAGCTGCACGTCATGGAGGAGCTGTGCGTGTTCTCATTCTGCCAGGAGATTGAGTACTGGGGCATCAATGAGCTCTTCATTGATTCTTGCTGCAGCAATCGCTACCAGGAACGCAAGGAGGAAAACCACGAGAAGGACTGGGACCAGAAAAGCCATGATGTGAGTACTGACTCCTCGTTTGAAGAGTTGTCTCTGTTTGAGAAAGAGCTGGAGAAGTTTGACACACTGCGATTTGGTCAACTCCGGAAGAAAATCTGGATTAGAATGGAGAACCCAGCGTACTGCCTGTCTGCTAAGCTTATCGCTATCTCCTCCTTGAGCGTGGTGCTGGCCTCCATCGTGGCCATGTGCGTTCACAGCATGTCGGAGTTCCAGAATGAGGATGGAGAAATGGATGATCCGGTGCTGGAAGGAGTGGAGATCGCGTGCATTGCCTGGTTCACCGGGGAGCTTGCCATCCGGCTGGCTGCTGCTCCTTGTcaaaagaaattctggaaaaaCCCACTGAACATCATTGACTTTGTCTCCATTATTCCCTTCTATGCCACGTTGGCTGTAGACAccaaggaggaagagagtgaggatATTGAGAACATGGGCAAGGTGGTCCAGATCCTACGGCTTATGAGGATTTTCCGAATTCTAAAGCTTGCCCGGCACTCAGTAGGACTTCGGTCTCTAGGTGCTACACTGAGACACAGCTACCATGAAGTTGGgcttctgcttctcttcctctctgtgggcatttccattttctctgtgcTTATCTACTCCGTGGAGAAAGATGACCACACAtccagcctcaccagcatccCCATCTGCTGGTGGTGGGCCACCATCAGCATGACAACCGTGGGCTATGGAGACACCCACCCGGTCACCTTGGCGGGGAAGCTCATCGCCAGCATATGCATCATCTGTGGCATCTTGGTGGTGGCCCTtcccatcaccatcatcttcaacAAGTTTTCCAAGTACTACCAGAAGCAAAAGGACATTGATGTGGACCAGTGCAGTGAGGATGCACCAGAGAAGTGTCATGAGCTACCTTACTTTAACATTAGGGATATTTATGCACAGCGGATGCACGCCTTCATTACCAGTCTCTCTTCTGTAGGCATTGTGGTGAGCGATCCTGACTCCACAGATGCTTCAAGCATTGAAGACAATGAGGACATTTGTAACACCACCTCCTTGGAGAATTGCACAGCAAAATGA